The Deinococcus arcticus genome has a segment encoding these proteins:
- a CDS encoding MmcQ/YjbR family DNA-binding protein: MKSMAELRAACAALTGSQETFPFDATTLVFKVGGKMYALTDLQAEPLSLSLKVRPDHGEALRAEWPAIVPGYHLNKRHWITVTLDSRVPGELVLELLSGSHALVVAGLTRTARAELGL, translated from the coding sequence ATGAAGTCCATGGCCGAGCTGCGCGCCGCGTGCGCCGCCCTGACGGGTTCCCAGGAAACCTTTCCCTTTGACGCCACAACGCTGGTGTTCAAGGTGGGCGGCAAGATGTACGCCCTGACCGATCTTCAGGCCGAGCCCCTGTCCCTCTCGCTGAAGGTGCGGCCCGACCACGGCGAGGCCCTGCGCGCCGAGTGGCCGGCCATTGTGCCTGGATACCACCTGAACAAACGGCACTGGATCACCGTGACCCTGGACAGCCGCGTGCCGGGTGAACTGGTGCTGGAGCTGCTGAGCGGCAGCCACGCCCTGGTCGTGGCGGGCCTGACCCGCACTGCCCGGGCCGAGCTGGGCCTGTGA
- a CDS encoding DUF4132 domain-containing protein, with protein MDVQEYLRGFQQPWKADFLARLSALPGTLADGLRADVAGQGSREERQQREAALTEYLHTSGPAERLALCAVFFPRFPEVAARTLGALLTRHPYPQGYARRAFRAPGDRRTAEHAQSWLWQTWHLTREYGQDLEWLTVHAGLLNPWQSQTLGLLLGQAVSDGDEAVFELLRQTAGAQHPVARMGRHVPLALLSSTREDAWTLTEGLLLGAQRQEGLRQVILETVDEASLGAFTRMLRLILNEDLLRFAATLRAACVWFGLNYDVTDLKAVRGHLSAALDFLDDPALARAAVTGGSGVAAYLALYTLAMADAQGAAALARPLLSDPDPERRMAAAQLLEAAGEMGAADLRLLLADPDLRLSALAGGRPHAYAQDLPEGTPAFEPFVAYAGRLPAQARHEPLLFPWLGHVPARSEAMDSLPGLVGVAPLAILAPYLSAMSSSGRSAALWHLRRRHTPQSDAPATPPQPLDAPTRALLLTLLQDRVGGVAQAAVEVMAHLSPAPEEVPILEGLLRRRGADLRRGLIRLLATDRAPGAQSALRLLAQSSTEQRQAGLQLLREVGAPPPADFKPKNVTEQTLLAVLTEPESQLSLRDGLGLFDPAALTRAEPPVPVQRDFAPDVARGADLLRALDALIEAHRETPLTGVGWDGEQTALLGNVSGHRLRARGEQAMPLADLWAGWWAARPGAQDGDLTRMAWALSHFVARQDSSLGDLEAELAELLGEGDEGETDADFEALTDLTGEEVAEAETERAQARSAAETKQALRRATLHWTLGPLVPLRLAHMERVQAVAGHLQATFSTPTDLDLALDAWATALSRLPQDARTIVDPQYVWRTEDPRDLLWPLRPQGRLAMTPAQARRFWQLTLHEGAAFPHLPRRRPDTALLLRAYEQGWAAQADLLDQLIGPRPERSGYYYGNDFDDLRTFTQRRLREDTPTHPDWMQAVETVRARVLEIESVRGDLETPATSAALSLQSVTGAALTLRLLAALGKNPLKRGYQGRNESRDVTFSHLIRVAFPAPGDTPAAFARLAQEAGVGEARLLDLAMFAPQWAPLVAGALGWRGLQDGVYWLHAHTRDTNWTVPQEIREDWEVQISERTALSPGDLMAGAVDVAWFHRLHRLLGKARFQALLGAAKYASSSGGHKRAELYAQALRGEVTEAELTARIRDKRHQDAVRALGLLPLSRGAAKGARELETRYRLLSDFRREARQWGAQKQASERLAADIGLQNLARTAGYADPQRLMWAMEARMAPDWAQTVTEAGVSVGIALSEAGNARLTVARGDKLLKALPAALKKHPGVVAIREAVKELGAAQSRMRGALEEAMVRGDLFTPQELRDLARHPVIAPMLRSLLWVLNEDVVGWWSEEALQTPAGAAPLSDHALRLAHPHDLFVGGQWPNFQQDIMTRGVAQPFKQAFREYYPLTSAEQGARRTARYDGHHVQPGKAAALFKARGWVAIPEEGVRKTWHAEGLSVWVDTSVGYGTPNEVEGAPLHAAYFLRPGSSEPLLLAEVPPRVFSETMRDLDLVVSVAHVGGVDPEASQSTTEMRAALLRETLRLLKLGNVRLESDHALIEGHHARYTVHLGSGTVHRQPGGFLCIVPVHNGHQGRLFLPFADPDPKTAEVVSKVLLLAEDRKIQDPTILEQLR; from the coding sequence GTGGACGTTCAGGAGTATCTGCGCGGCTTTCAGCAGCCCTGGAAGGCTGACTTTCTGGCCCGGCTGTCTGCCCTGCCCGGGACACTGGCCGACGGCCTGCGGGCCGACGTGGCGGGGCAGGGCAGCCGCGAGGAGCGCCAGCAGCGCGAAGCGGCCCTGACCGAGTACCTGCACACCAGTGGCCCGGCCGAGCGGCTGGCCCTGTGCGCCGTGTTCTTTCCCCGCTTTCCCGAGGTGGCTGCCCGCACGCTGGGCGCGCTGCTGACCCGGCACCCCTACCCGCAGGGCTATGCCCGGCGCGCCTTCCGGGCCCCGGGCGACCGCCGCACGGCCGAGCACGCCCAGAGCTGGCTGTGGCAGACGTGGCACCTCACGCGCGAGTACGGGCAGGACCTGGAGTGGCTGACTGTCCATGCGGGGCTGCTCAATCCCTGGCAGTCGCAGACCCTGGGCCTGCTGCTGGGTCAGGCGGTCAGTGACGGGGATGAGGCGGTGTTCGAGCTGCTGCGCCAGACGGCGGGCGCGCAGCACCCTGTGGCCCGCATGGGGCGCCATGTGCCGCTGGCCCTGCTGTCCAGCACCCGCGAGGACGCCTGGACCCTGACCGAGGGGCTACTGCTGGGCGCCCAGCGCCAGGAAGGGCTGCGGCAGGTGATTCTGGAAACGGTGGATGAAGCCAGCCTGGGCGCCTTTACGCGGATGCTGCGCCTGATTCTCAACGAAGACCTGCTGCGCTTTGCCGCCACCCTGCGCGCCGCCTGCGTCTGGTTTGGCCTGAACTACGACGTGACGGACCTGAAGGCGGTGCGGGGGCACCTGAGCGCGGCCCTGGACTTTCTGGATGACCCCGCCCTGGCCCGCGCGGCCGTGACCGGGGGGAGCGGCGTGGCGGCGTACCTTGCCCTGTACACCCTGGCGATGGCCGATGCCCAGGGGGCCGCCGCCCTGGCCCGCCCCCTGCTGAGTGACCCGGACCCGGAGCGCCGCATGGCCGCGGCGCAGCTGCTGGAAGCGGCGGGCGAGATGGGGGCGGCGGATCTGCGGCTCCTGCTGGCCGACCCCGATCTGCGCTTATCGGCCCTGGCGGGCGGGCGCCCCCACGCCTACGCCCAGGACCTGCCCGAGGGAACCCCTGCCTTCGAGCCCTTTGTGGCCTACGCCGGGCGCCTGCCTGCCCAGGCCCGCCACGAGCCGCTGCTGTTTCCCTGGCTGGGCCACGTGCCGGCCCGCAGCGAGGCCATGGACAGCCTGCCCGGACTGGTGGGCGTCGCCCCCCTGGCCATCCTGGCGCCGTACCTGAGCGCCATGAGCAGCAGCGGCAGGAGCGCGGCCCTGTGGCACCTGCGCCGCCGCCACACGCCCCAGTCTGACGCCCCGGCCACGCCGCCCCAGCCGCTGGACGCCCCCACCCGCGCGCTGCTGCTGACCCTGTTGCAAGACCGCGTGGGCGGGGTGGCGCAGGCGGCCGTGGAGGTCATGGCCCACCTGAGCCCGGCGCCCGAGGAGGTGCCGATTCTCGAAGGACTGCTCCGGCGCCGGGGCGCCGACCTGCGCCGGGGCCTGATTCGCTTGCTGGCCACCGACCGGGCGCCGGGTGCCCAGAGTGCGCTGCGCCTGCTGGCCCAGAGCAGCACCGAGCAGCGCCAGGCCGGGTTACAGCTGCTGCGCGAGGTGGGTGCGCCGCCGCCCGCCGACTTCAAACCGAAGAACGTGACCGAACAGACGCTGCTGGCCGTGCTGACCGAGCCGGAAAGCCAGCTCAGCCTGCGCGACGGCCTGGGGCTGTTCGATCCGGCCGCCCTGACCCGCGCCGAGCCGCCGGTGCCTGTCCAGCGCGACTTTGCCCCGGACGTGGCGCGCGGCGCCGACCTGCTGCGCGCCCTGGACGCCCTGATTGAGGCGCACCGCGAAACCCCGCTGACCGGGGTGGGCTGGGACGGCGAGCAGACCGCGCTGCTGGGCAACGTCTCGGGGCATAGGCTGCGCGCCCGGGGCGAGCAGGCCATGCCCCTGGCCGACCTGTGGGCGGGCTGGTGGGCCGCCCGCCCCGGCGCGCAGGACGGCGACCTGACGCGCATGGCCTGGGCCCTGTCGCACTTCGTGGCCCGCCAGGACAGCAGCCTGGGCGACCTGGAAGCCGAACTGGCCGAGCTGCTGGGCGAGGGTGACGAGGGAGAAACAGACGCCGACTTCGAAGCGCTGACGGACTTGACCGGGGAGGAAGTGGCTGAGGCCGAAACGGAACGCGCCCAGGCCCGCAGCGCCGCCGAAACCAAGCAGGCCCTGCGCCGCGCCACCCTGCACTGGACGCTGGGACCGCTGGTGCCCCTGCGGCTGGCGCACATGGAGCGGGTGCAGGCGGTGGCCGGGCACCTGCAGGCCACCTTCAGCACCCCCACCGACCTGGATCTGGCCCTGGACGCCTGGGCCACCGCCCTGAGCCGGCTGCCCCAGGACGCCCGGACCATCGTGGACCCGCAGTACGTGTGGCGCACGGAAGACCCGCGCGACCTGCTGTGGCCGCTGCGGCCCCAGGGTCGCCTGGCCATGACTCCAGCGCAGGCGCGGCGCTTCTGGCAGCTGACCCTGCATGAAGGCGCGGCCTTTCCCCACCTGCCCCGGCGCCGCCCGGACACGGCGCTGCTGCTGCGCGCCTATGAACAGGGCTGGGCGGCGCAGGCCGACCTGCTGGACCAGCTGATCGGGCCGCGCCCGGAGCGCAGCGGCTACTACTACGGCAACGACTTCGACGACCTGCGCACCTTCACCCAGCGCCGCCTGCGCGAGGACACACCCACCCACCCGGACTGGATGCAGGCCGTGGAGACCGTGCGGGCCCGCGTGCTGGAGATCGAATCGGTGCGCGGCGATCTGGAAACACCGGCCACGTCGGCGGCCCTCTCGCTGCAGTCGGTCACGGGCGCGGCCCTGACCCTGCGCCTGCTGGCCGCACTGGGCAAAAACCCCCTCAAGCGCGGGTACCAGGGCCGTAACGAGAGCCGCGACGTGACCTTCAGCCACCTCATTCGCGTGGCCTTTCCTGCGCCCGGCGACACGCCCGCCGCCTTTGCCCGCTTGGCCCAGGAGGCCGGCGTGGGCGAGGCCCGGCTGCTGGACCTGGCGATGTTTGCTCCGCAGTGGGCCCCGCTGGTGGCCGGCGCGCTGGGCTGGCGCGGCCTGCAGGACGGGGTGTACTGGCTGCACGCCCACACCCGCGACACGAACTGGACGGTGCCCCAGGAGATTCGCGAGGACTGGGAGGTGCAGATCAGCGAGCGCACCGCCCTGTCGCCCGGGGACCTGATGGCGGGCGCGGTGGACGTGGCGTGGTTTCACCGCCTGCACCGCCTGCTGGGCAAGGCGCGCTTTCAGGCCCTGCTGGGCGCGGCCAAGTACGCCTCCAGCAGCGGCGGCCACAAACGCGCCGAACTGTACGCCCAGGCCCTGCGCGGCGAGGTGACGGAAGCCGAGCTGACCGCCCGCATCCGCGACAAGCGCCATCAGGACGCGGTGCGGGCCCTGGGCCTGCTGCCGCTGAGCCGGGGCGCAGCCAAGGGGGCCCGTGAACTGGAAACGCGCTACCGCCTGCTGAGCGACTTTCGCCGCGAGGCCCGGCAGTGGGGGGCCCAGAAGCAGGCCAGCGAGCGCCTCGCCGCCGATATCGGCCTGCAGAACCTGGCCCGCACCGCCGGTTACGCCGACCCCCAGCGCCTGATGTGGGCCATGGAAGCCCGCATGGCCCCCGACTGGGCCCAGACCGTCACCGAGGCTGGCGTGAGCGTGGGCATTGCCCTGAGCGAGGCGGGGAACGCCCGCCTGACGGTGGCGCGCGGCGACAAGCTCCTCAAGGCCCTGCCGGCTGCGCTGAAAAAGCACCCGGGCGTGGTGGCCATCCGAGAGGCCGTGAAGGAACTGGGCGCGGCCCAGAGCCGCATGCGCGGGGCACTGGAAGAGGCGATGGTGCGCGGGGACCTCTTCACGCCGCAGGAACTGCGTGACCTGGCCCGGCATCCGGTGATCGCGCCCATGCTGCGCTCGCTGCTGTGGGTGCTGAACGAGGACGTGGTGGGCTGGTGGAGCGAAGAAGCGCTCCAGACGCCCGCCGGCGCAGCGCCGCTCAGCGACCACGCGCTGCGGCTGGCCCACCCGCACGACCTCTTTGTGGGCGGGCAGTGGCCGAACTTTCAGCAGGACATCATGACGCGCGGCGTGGCGCAGCCCTTCAAGCAGGCGTTCCGCGAGTATTACCCCCTGACCAGCGCCGAACAGGGCGCCCGCCGCACCGCCCGCTACGACGGGCACCACGTGCAGCCCGGTAAGGCGGCGGCCCTCTTCAAGGCGCGCGGCTGGGTGGCCATTCCCGAAGAAGGGGTGCGCAAAACCTGGCACGCGGAGGGCCTGAGCGTGTGGGTGGACACCAGCGTGGGCTACGGCACCCCGAACGAGGTGGAGGGAGCCCCGCTGCACGCCGCCTATTTCCTGCGGCCGGGCTCAAGTGAGCCGCTGCTCCTGGCCGAGGTGCCGCCGCGCGTCTTCAGCGAGACCATGCGCGACCTGGACCTCGTGGTGAGCGTGGCTCACGTGGGCGGCGTGGACCCCGAGGCCAGCCAGAGCACCACCGAGATGCGCGCCGCGCTGCTGCGCGAGACGCTGCGCCTGCTGAAGCTGGGCAACGTGCGCCTGGAGAGCGACCACGCGCTGATTGAGGGCCACCATGCCCGCTACACCGTGCACCTGGGCAGCGGCACGGTCCACCGCCAGCCGGGGGGCTTCCTGTGCATCGTGCCGGTGCACAACGGGCACCAGGGCCGGCTGTTCCTGCCCTTTGCCGACCCGGACCCCAAGACGGCCGAGGTGGTCAGCAAGGTGCTGCTGCTGGCCGAGGACCGCAAGATTCAGGACCCCACGATTCTGGAGCAGTTGCGGTAG
- a CDS encoding sulfurtransferase — MDYAKDVLVSTDWVAQNLNTPGIRLIEVDEDILLYDTGHIPGAVKLDWQTDLWHPVERDFITPEEVSALLSRLGIGPDDQIILYGDKSNWWAAYAYWFLSYSGVKNLKLMNGGRQKWIAEGRETTTDAPQVQATQYPQLTRDESLRAFRDEVKAHLESVRSGSGALVDVRSPDEFSGKVTHMPAYPQEGVLRGGHIPGARSIPWARATNEDGTFKSAEELKALYAGEGVTPDKDVIAYCRIAERSSHSWFVLRELLGYPRVRNYDGSWTEWGNAVGMPIEKTYSEA, encoded by the coding sequence ATGGACTACGCAAAAGACGTACTGGTCAGCACCGACTGGGTCGCCCAGAACCTGAACACCCCCGGCATCCGCCTCATTGAAGTCGACGAGGACATTCTGCTGTACGACACCGGCCACATCCCCGGCGCCGTGAAGCTGGACTGGCAGACGGACCTGTGGCACCCCGTGGAGCGCGACTTTATTACCCCTGAGGAGGTCAGCGCGCTGCTCTCGCGCCTGGGCATCGGGCCCGACGATCAGATCATCCTGTACGGCGACAAGAGCAACTGGTGGGCCGCCTACGCCTACTGGTTCCTGTCCTACAGCGGCGTGAAGAACCTGAAGCTGATGAATGGCGGGCGCCAGAAGTGGATTGCCGAGGGCCGCGAAACCACCACCGACGCGCCGCAGGTGCAGGCCACCCAGTACCCGCAGCTCACCCGCGACGAGTCGCTGCGCGCCTTCCGCGACGAGGTCAAGGCCCACCTGGAGAGCGTCAGGAGCGGCAGCGGCGCCCTGGTGGACGTGCGCAGCCCCGACGAGTTCAGCGGCAAGGTGACCCACATGCCCGCCTACCCCCAGGAGGGCGTGCTGCGCGGCGGCCACATTCCCGGTGCCCGCTCCATTCCCTGGGCCCGCGCCACCAACGAGGACGGCACCTTCAAGAGCGCCGAGGAACTGAAGGCCCTGTACGCGGGTGAAGGCGTGACCCCCGACAAGGACGTCATCGCCTACTGCCGCATTGCCGAGCGCAGCAGCCACAGCTGGTTTGTGCTGCGCGAGCTGCTGGGCTACCCCAGGGTGCGCAACTACGACGGCAGCTGGACCGAATGGGGCAACGCCGTGGGCATGCCCATCGAGAAGACCTACAGCGAAGCGTAG
- the rdgB gene encoding RdgB/HAM1 family non-canonical purine NTP pyrophosphatase yields the protein MKVMLATGNAGKVREIQEALSGLNWTLTTSSGLPLPEETGRTYEDNAALKACFVAHMTAMPALADDSGLEVEALGGEPGVYSARYGNWNSDVERNVYLLDKLRGQTNRRARFVSVVILAHPDGHVETYRGELQGTLLEGPRGENGFGYDPLFVPDGHTRTLAEMTVAEKRAVSHRGQALAALAQAYRGGPPARPVPPSGEE from the coding sequence ATGAAGGTCATGCTGGCCACCGGCAATGCCGGCAAGGTGCGCGAAATTCAGGAAGCGCTGTCCGGCCTGAACTGGACCCTGACCACCAGCAGTGGCCTGCCGCTGCCCGAGGAAACCGGGCGCACCTACGAGGACAACGCGGCCCTGAAAGCCTGTTTCGTGGCCCACATGACCGCCATGCCCGCCCTGGCCGACGACAGTGGCCTGGAAGTGGAGGCCCTGGGCGGCGAGCCCGGCGTGTATTCGGCGCGCTATGGCAACTGGAACAGCGATGTGGAGCGCAATGTGTATCTGCTGGACAAGCTGCGCGGGCAGACCAACCGCCGCGCCAGGTTCGTGTCGGTGGTGATTCTGGCCCACCCGGACGGGCATGTGGAAACCTACCGGGGCGAGCTGCAGGGCACGCTGCTGGAAGGCCCGCGCGGCGAGAACGGCTTCGGCTATGACCCCCTGTTTGTCCCCGACGGCCATACACGCACCCTGGCCGAGATGACAGTGGCCGAAAAGCGCGCGGTCAGTCACCGGGGGCAGGCCCTGGCCGCCCTGGCCCAGGCCTACCGCGGTGGCCCCCCGGCCCGCCCGGTGCCCCCCAGCGGCGAGGAATAA
- a CDS encoding class I SAM-dependent methyltransferase, with product MRVILGAGEQRWPGWVPTERETLNLLNPASFERFFHAGPADAFLCEHVWEHLWPDQGAQAARLVFAHLKPGGVLRVAVPDGHHPDPAYRALVAVGGPGPAHDHRVLYTLDTFAPLFTQAGFEVQPLEWWDAAGTFHQQPWAPAGGPVYRTARLDHRNEAWRRGQGPLGFTSLLLDARRPQ from the coding sequence GTGAGGGTGATCCTGGGCGCGGGTGAGCAGCGCTGGCCCGGCTGGGTGCCCACCGAACGTGAAACGCTGAACCTGCTGAACCCGGCCAGCTTTGAGCGTTTTTTCCATGCTGGCCCGGCTGACGCTTTTCTGTGTGAACACGTCTGGGAGCACCTGTGGCCCGATCAGGGGGCCCAGGCCGCGCGCCTTGTGTTTGCCCACCTGAAGCCCGGTGGTGTCCTGCGCGTGGCAGTACCCGACGGCCACCATCCAGACCCGGCCTACCGCGCGCTGGTGGCAGTGGGGGGCCCAGGCCCCGCCCACGACCACCGGGTGCTGTACACCCTGGACACTTTTGCGCCCCTCTTCACGCAGGCCGGGTTCGAGGTGCAGCCCCTGGAGTGGTGGGACGCGGCCGGCACCTTTCACCAGCAGCCCTGGGCGCCCGCCGGCGGTCCGGTGTACCGCACCGCCCGGCTGGACCACCGCAACGAGGCGTGGCGCCGGGGCCAGGGGCCCCTGGGATTCACCAGCCTGTTACTGGACGCGCGCAGACCCCAGTAA
- a CDS encoding macrolide family glycosyltransferase, translating to MSTIVVFTLSALGHVHPTLPIVTELVQRGHQVVYYCGEEVRQKIEATGATFRPIAWDFRSVERAQQPRLSAYALAQAHCAAALVPGLLREVEALAPACVLVDFMCLWGRMVARTLKVPLVNISSGFALGPGVLPPRPVLMALDVGPAPLTGGREVLELRRLTSALARTYAAPPLHTQFDLLSMDGDDVLVCTAQAFQPRAERFPERFHFIGPSVAPRKEQQAPLVALDDRPLVYVSLGTVFNRQPDFFRQCAAAFADGTYQVILSVGESTDPAALGPLPAHIQARAYVPQLEVLARASVFVSHAGMNSVSEAISQEVPLVAVPQAADQFTIAQRVAQLGIGRNLLPFQRSARQLRAAVDALAGDAAVRGRCRDLRGAFERTGGPVRAAQIIEARIA from the coding sequence ATGAGCACCATTGTTGTCTTTACGCTCTCGGCGCTGGGCCACGTGCATCCCACGTTACCTATCGTCACCGAACTTGTTCAGCGTGGCCATCAGGTGGTGTATTACTGCGGCGAGGAGGTGCGGCAGAAGATTGAAGCTACTGGCGCCACCTTCCGGCCCATCGCCTGGGATTTCCGGTCCGTGGAGCGGGCGCAGCAGCCCCGCCTGAGCGCCTATGCCCTGGCCCAGGCCCACTGCGCCGCCGCCCTGGTGCCCGGACTGCTGCGCGAGGTAGAAGCCCTGGCGCCCGCCTGCGTGCTGGTGGATTTCATGTGCCTCTGGGGGCGCATGGTGGCCCGCACGCTGAAGGTGCCCCTGGTGAATATCAGCAGCGGGTTTGCCCTGGGGCCGGGGGTCCTGCCGCCCCGCCCGGTGCTGATGGCCCTGGACGTGGGCCCAGCGCCGCTGACCGGCGGCCGGGAGGTCCTGGAACTGCGCCGCCTCACGTCAGCGTTGGCCCGTACATACGCCGCGCCACCCCTGCACACCCAGTTTGATCTGCTGTCCATGGACGGTGACGACGTTCTGGTCTGCACCGCGCAGGCGTTTCAACCTCGCGCGGAGCGTTTTCCCGAACGCTTTCACTTTATTGGGCCGTCTGTGGCGCCCCGCAAGGAGCAACAGGCGCCGCTGGTGGCCCTGGACGACCGACCGCTGGTCTACGTGTCGCTGGGCACCGTGTTCAACCGCCAGCCCGACTTCTTTCGCCAGTGTGCAGCGGCCTTTGCAGACGGAACCTATCAGGTCATCCTGTCGGTGGGCGAGAGCACCGACCCGGCGGCGCTGGGCCCGCTGCCCGCGCACATTCAGGCCCGGGCCTACGTGCCGCAGCTGGAGGTGCTGGCACGCGCAAGCGTTTTTGTCAGCCACGCGGGCATGAACAGTGTGTCTGAAGCCATCTCCCAGGAGGTGCCGCTGGTGGCGGTGCCGCAGGCGGCCGACCAGTTCACCATTGCCCAGCGGGTGGCGCAGCTGGGCATAGGCCGCAACCTGCTGCCATTTCAGCGCAGCGCGCGGCAGCTGCGGGCCGCTGTGGACGCCCTCGCCGGGGACGCGGCGGTGCGGGGCCGCTGCCGTGACCTGCGCGGGGCCTTTGAGCGGACTGGGGGCCCAGTCCGCGCGGCGCAGATCATTGAGGCCCGCATAGCCTGA
- a CDS encoding SufE family protein encodes MSESAPLPEKLQSIVSLFRSAPKPLRLQALLEYSKKLPGLPEKYLEHPEFLKPVPECTSPFFLVTEQDEAGGMHLYFKVPEEAPTVRGYAGILHEALDGARPEEILTIPDQFYMDMGLTELITPMRLRGMGAILMRLKNEVREHAQS; translated from the coding sequence ATGAGCGAAAGCGCGCCCCTGCCCGAGAAGCTGCAGAGCATTGTGAGTCTGTTTCGCAGCGCCCCCAAACCGCTGCGCCTGCAGGCGCTGCTGGAATACAGCAAGAAGCTGCCCGGCCTGCCGGAGAAATACCTGGAACACCCCGAATTCCTGAAGCCGGTGCCCGAATGCACCAGCCCCTTTTTCCTGGTGACCGAGCAGGACGAGGCCGGCGGCATGCACCTGTACTTCAAGGTGCCGGAAGAAGCCCCCACCGTGCGCGGCTACGCGGGCATTCTGCATGAGGCCCTGGACGGCGCGCGGCCCGAGGAGATCCTGACGATCCCGGACCAGTTCTACATGGATATGGGCCTGACCGAGCTGATCACGCCCATGCGGCTGCGGGGAATGGGAGCAATCCTGATGCGGCTGAAAAATGAGGTGCGGGAGCACGCCCAGAGCTAG